Sequence from the Streptomyces sp. R33 genome:
CGGGTGTGGCTGCCGGCCATGGCGCCGCGCTTGAGCAGCACGAAACGGTCCCCGACCAGGTAGGCGTGGTGCGGGTTGTGGGTGATGAGGACCACGCCGAGGCCTTCGTCACGGGCGGCGGCGACGTACTTGAGGACCACGCCGGACTGCTTCACGCCGAGGGCGGCGGTGGGCTCGTCGAGGACGAGGACCTTCGCGCCGAAGTAGACGGCGCGGGCGATGGCCACGCACTGCCGCTCGCCGCCGGACAGGGTGCCGATCGGCTGGTCGACGTCGCGCAGGTCGATCCCCATGCGCAGCAGCTCGGCGCGGGTGGTCTCGCGCATGAACTCCACGTCGAGGCGGCGCAGGGGGCCGCGGCCCTTGGTGGGCTCGGAGCCGAGGAAGAAGTTCCGCCACACGGGCATGAGCGGGACGACGGCCAGGTCCTGGTAGACGGTGGCGATGCCGTGGTCGAGGGCGGCGCGCGGGTTGGCGAGCGCCGTCTCCTCGCCCTCGATCTCGAAGCTGCCGGCGTCGTGCCGGTGCAGCCCTGCGATGATCTTGATGAGGGTGGACTTGCCGGCGCCGTTGTCGCCGAGGACACAGGTGATCTCGCCGGCGTGGACCTCCAGGGAGACCCCCTGGAGCGCGCGGATGTTCCCGTAGTACTTGCTGACGTCGGTCATCTTCACGAGCGCCGACGCGGGAGCCTCGCCGCCCGCGGTCTTGGACACGGTCTGGGTCATCACTTCGCCTCCGCCCGCTTGCGGACCCATGCGTTGAGCAGCGTGGCCAGCAGGAGCATCGCGCCGAGGAAGAACTTGAACCAGTCCGGGTTCCACTGGGCGTACACGATGCCGTTGCTGGTCATGCCGAAGATGAAGGCGCCGACGGCCGAGCCGACGGCCGAGCCGTAGCCGCCGGTC
This genomic interval carries:
- a CDS encoding ATP-binding cassette domain-containing protein gives rise to the protein MTQTVSKTAGGEAPASALVKMTDVSKYYGNIRALQGVSLEVHAGEITCVLGDNGAGKSTLIKIIAGLHRHDAGSFEIEGEETALANPRAALDHGIATVYQDLAVVPLMPVWRNFFLGSEPTKGRGPLRRLDVEFMRETTRAELLRMGIDLRDVDQPIGTLSGGERQCVAIARAVYFGAKVLVLDEPTAALGVKQSGVVLKYVAAARDEGLGVVLITHNPHHAYLVGDRFVLLKRGAMAGSHTRDSITLDELTRQMAGGSELDELSHELERVAESGPDHPSGAADPASGTTAP